In Spinacia oleracea cultivar Varoflay chromosome 5, BTI_SOV_V1, whole genome shotgun sequence, a single window of DNA contains:
- the LOC110778879 gene encoding uncharacterized protein, with amino-acid sequence MWKTRNDLLFQNICLSPDVCCTKATDMLQEYHKVWISPSTSPSARTNAKWEPPNQGVLKVNFDAAINLDYGRVGIGIVTRDMQGKVVFASSKTLLQRWGPEMGEAAAALVAIKVAKEQGWKDIVLEGDACTIIRALKGSQQRGSHVQLMVEDARSIMPSFDSISFSFCFRECDEVAHRLAKQAVSNFSDEVWLDGGPLWISDVLVFDTPDF; translated from the coding sequence ATGTGGAAGACAAGAAATGACTTACTTTTCCAAAATATTTGTTTGTCTCCTGATGTGTGTTGTACTAAGGCTACTGACATGTTGCAAGAATACCATAAAGTATGGATTTCTCCTTCTACCTCACCTTCTGCTCGTACGAATGCAAAGTGGGAGCCCCCAAATCAAGGAGTTTTAAAGGTGAATTTTGATGCTGCAATTAATCTAGATTATGGGAGAGTTGGAATAGGAATTGTGACTAGAGATATGCAAGGGAAGGTTGTATTTGCTTCATCGAAGACGCTCCTACAAAGATGGGGACCTGAAATGGGAGAGGCAGCTGCTGCCTTGGTAGCAATTAAGGTGGCTAAGGAGCAAGGATGGAAGGATATAGTGTTGGAGGGGGATGCTTGTACTATTATACGTGCTCTAAAAGGTAGCCAACAACGTGGTAGCCATGTCcagctcatggtggaggatgCACGGTCTATTATGCCCAGCTTTGATAgtatttctttctctttttgctttcgAGAATGTGATGAGGTTGCTCACCGCTTAGCTAAACAGGCGGTTTCCAACTTTAGTGATGAGGTTTGGCTTGACGGTGGTCCTTTATGGATCTCCGATGTGCTTGTATTTGATACCCCAgacttttaa